The Deltaproteobacteria bacterium genome segment CTGGCATTGGTCTATTTAATGTGATGGAAATCACTCGGGCCCACGGAGGCACTACTTCCTACCAACGCAAGGCCGGTCTCTCGCGATTTGAAATGACTTTACCAAACGTCGTCATGGACGGTAGTCGACCTGAGATCAAAGCGATTGAATCCAAGGCAAGCGAACCTACCCCATCGAGAAATGGTGCCGAGTATGTTCTGGTGCAACTGACCGACATAAGTCGGAGCAACCAGATCAGACAATCCCTGACCGCCCAGGGTGTATGTGTTGAGAGTGAGGTCGCCCGCGACGGAACCCCCGTCTGTGCCTATATCGATCTCGATGGTGATGTTAACCCCGCCTCTCTCGAAGCTGCCCGTATCGTTTACGACGAAAGCTCAAGGACTCCAGATAAGGCAGCAAGCCTGATTGCCCTAGTTTACAAAGACTCGGTTACTAAAGGATAAAGCCATGGCATCAACTAAATCTAAACGCCGCAAAATCCTTATCGTTGAGGACGATGTTTCTCAGCTCAACCGATATCTTGAAATGGCCACTAGGATAGGGCTCGACGCCGATGGTGCCGACAGCCTAGAAAAAGCATTGGCCTACTTGGACAACGTCAATTACCAGTTTGTACTGACTGATATGCACTTGCAGTCAGGTAGACAAAACTCTTACGAGGGACTGGAACTCCTCAAAGAAGTAAAAACTAATCATCCAGAGACTGTCCCCCTCGCAATGTCTGCCGACCCCAAGATAGAGACCTACCG includes the following:
- a CDS encoding sensor histidine kinase yields the protein MLWKSMPRCAGNPGRNHPEYAIRAFVDRLAVERAITNLVRNGVEAGACNIWVSVQIDFPRLTIQVADDGPGVPQELVQGLFKRGATSGKRGGSGIGLFNVMEITRAHGGTTSYQRKAGLSRFEMTLPNVVMDGSRPEIKAIESKASEPTPSRNGAEYVLVQLTDISRSNQIRQSLTAQGVCVESEVARDGTPVCAYIDLDGDVNPASLEAARIVYDESSRTPDKAASLIALVYKDSVTKG